The stretch of DNA CTTTTCCTGGCATTATTGAAGAACCTGGTTGCATTTTTGGTAAATTTATTTCATTAAATCCTGCACGTGGTCCAGAACTTAAAAGTCTTAAATCATTACAAATTTTTGATATTTTAATTGCAACTCTTTTTAAAATTCCTGAAATATGTACAAAAGCCCCTGTATCTTGTGTAGCTTCTATTAAATCTCCTGAACTTATATAATCAACTCCTGTTACAGCTCTTAGATTACTAATTACTTTTCTTTGATAAGTATCTTTTGTATTGATTCCCGTTCCAATTGCTGTTGCACCTAGGTTTACTTCTTTTAAAAGTGCTTGAGTATCTCTTAATCTAAAAATATCTTCATCAATCATAACTGCGTAAGTTTTAAACTCTTGACCCAAAGTCATAGGAACAGCATCTTGAAGTTGTGTTCTTCCCATTTTTAAAACATCTTTAAACTCAATTGCTTTATCATCAAAGGTATCTCTTAAACATCTAAGAGAATCTTTTAGTTTATAGATTAATTCATGAAGAGTTAGTTTAATAGCAGTTGGATAAACATCATTTGTAGATTGGCTCATATTTATATGATTATTTGGATGGATAATATCGTATGAGCTTCTGCTTTCACCTAGAATTTCTAAAGCACGGTTTGCTATTACTTCATTTGCATTCATATTTGTAGAAGTTCCAGCTCCACCTTGAATAGGATCAATTATAAATTGGTCATGAAATTTTCCATCAATTATTTCATTACAAGCTTGAATAATTGCATCTCTTTGTTTATCTGTTAAATCACCTAGTTCATAGTTTGTTAAAGCACAAGCTTTTTTGACTTTTGCTAATGATTTAATAAAATTAGGAAAAAGACATATACTCGTATGAGTAATATCAAAGTTCTCTAATGCTCTTAATGTTTGAATTCCATAATACGCGTCTTTTTGTATTTTTTTTTCACCTAAAAAATCTTTTTCTATTCTGTATTCTTCTTCCATTATTTAGCCTTTATTTTTTGTACTAAAATCTTATTAAATCAAAGTATATAAAAAGTGTGCTTTAATCTTTTGATAATAGAGTATATCCTTCTTGTGGAACATTTTTTATGATATTTATTGGCAATTTATATCGTAAATCTTTTATAAATGATTTTAAAGCGTGAGAAGTCATCTCTTTATCAATCCAAAGTTCTTCTTCTATTTGAGAATAAGTTAGTATTCCACTTTTTCGCTCAAATAAAAGTTCTAAAAAATCTTTCTCTCTTTTTCTTAAAAATATTACCTCATCATTTTTATAAATAAGTTCTCTTTTTTCTAAATCTAATAGTAAATCTTCATATAAAACAATTGTTTTTATTGGCTTATCTAGATATTTTAGTAAAGCTTCATTTAGTTTTTTTAAGTTTAATGGTTTTAGAATAAAATGATTAATATTTAGATTTATCAATTCCATTAAATACTCTTCATTTGAATATGCTGTAATCATAATAATTGTAGTTTTATTATCATTTTCTCTAATTTTTTTAACAAATGAAATACCATCACAATTTTTCATTTGTATATCTGAAAGAATAATCTTAGGTTTATATTCCAAATACATTTCATAAGCTTCATTTCCATCTTTTGCTTCATAAACATTATCAAAATAGTATTTTAAAGTTTCAACTATAACTTCTCTTATTCCATCTTCATCTTCTACACAAAGAATAGGTATTTGTTTTAATTCTTCCATTTGGTTTTTTGTCATTATGTCATCCTAATATCACAATTTGAAATACTGCACCGTCTTTATCATTATAAACGCTTAATTCTCCGCCCATATTTCGCTCAATTATTAGTTTTGAGATATAAAGCCCAAGACCTGTGCCTTTTGTTGAGTCTTTTGTACTAAAGTATGGATCAAAGATTAAATCTAGGTTTTCTTCTTTTATTCCACCTGCATTATCTTTTACTTTGATGATGCTTAGCATTCCTTTTGAGGAAATTGATAGTTCTATTTTTGGGTTTTTAATACTTTTTTCTTCTAATATATCTTTTGCATTTGAAATTAGATTTAGTATTACTTGTGAAAATTCTCTTGGGTATCCATAAATATTTTTATCTTTTTTTACATTTATACTAAGTTCGACTAAACTATCAGCTAATGATGCGTTGATTAGGTTTACTGCTTTTTGGCAA from Poseidonibacter antarcticus encodes:
- a CDS encoding response regulator transcription factor → MTKNQMEELKQIPILCVEDEDGIREVIVETLKYYFDNVYEAKDGNEAYEMYLEYKPKIILSDIQMKNCDGISFVKKIRENDNKTTIIMITAYSNEEYLMELINLNINHFILKPLNLKKLNEALLKYLDKPIKTIVLYEDLLLDLEKRELIYKNDEVIFLRKREKDFLELLFERKSGILTYSQIEEELWIDKEMTSHALKSFIKDLRYKLPINIIKNVPQEGYTLLSKD
- the aspA gene encoding aspartate ammonia-lyase gives rise to the protein MEEEYRIEKDFLGEKKIQKDAYYGIQTLRALENFDITHTSICLFPNFIKSLAKVKKACALTNYELGDLTDKQRDAIIQACNEIIDGKFHDQFIIDPIQGGAGTSTNMNANEVIANRALEILGESRSSYDIIHPNNHINMSQSTNDVYPTAIKLTLHELIYKLKDSLRCLRDTFDDKAIEFKDVLKMGRTQLQDAVPMTLGQEFKTYAVMIDEDIFRLRDTQALLKEVNLGATAIGTGINTKDTYQRKVISNLRAVTGVDYISSGDLIEATQDTGAFVHISGILKRVAIKISKICNDLRLLSSGPRAGFNEINLPKMQPGSSIMPGKVNPVIPEVVNQVAFEVIGADVTISMACEGGQLQLNVFEPLVAYKLFTSINMMRRSFYTLGEKCIKGITANEDVCMENILNSVTIVTSLNPILGYEKCSAIAKEALATNRRVYDIVLEQELIPKDELDQLLLPKNMVHNYKGTL